One Natrinema salaciae genomic window carries:
- a CDS encoding MATE family efflux transporter: protein MVTVDRGRLFGVWRRTVSLSWPISVQQSLTTLMRTVDIVVAGLFAPAYVAAIGLADLYAQIPLRIGLGLGTGAIALSSQDTGRAATATRDRAITQAFLLGALAGLPLIAAGLLFSKSFIAVLGAEQQVVRLGASYLTVVFAAAPMRIVGLVGARSLQGTGDTVTPMLVNGGANLCNATATVVLALGVGPAPRLGIVGIGLATLLARTFEAVAITAAIVTPWTDLAFARPRSLTITRQIVGVSLPNVAEGMSTSVANFPFNSLLLLFGTEVNAAYHIGRRIYQQLTGPIYRAISTAASIVVGQLLGEGNPADARYAGFAIAALSVVTMGLAGVVLILGAEPLAAIFTSDPETRGHAIAFTRVFGVSMPFFGIFFPFAGSLRGAGDTRTPFYARAVGTFGFMLGTSYLLAVPLGWGLSGIYLGIVLSYCCWALVAVAGFVWGDWADRAAGMIAERTEIPD, encoded by the coding sequence CCCGGCGTACGTCGCCGCGATCGGCCTGGCCGACCTGTACGCCCAGATTCCGCTGCGAATCGGGCTCGGTCTCGGAACGGGCGCGATAGCCCTCTCGAGTCAGGATACCGGGCGGGCGGCCACAGCGACGCGTGACCGGGCGATCACCCAGGCGTTCCTGCTCGGGGCGCTGGCCGGACTGCCGCTGATCGCCGCCGGCCTGCTGTTCTCGAAGTCCTTTATCGCCGTCCTCGGCGCCGAGCAGCAGGTCGTTCGCCTCGGCGCGTCGTACCTCACCGTGGTGTTCGCCGCGGCCCCCATGCGCATCGTGGGCCTCGTCGGTGCCCGGTCGCTGCAGGGCACCGGCGACACCGTCACGCCGATGCTCGTGAACGGCGGTGCCAACCTCTGTAACGCGACCGCGACCGTCGTCCTGGCCCTCGGCGTCGGCCCCGCGCCCCGCCTCGGCATCGTCGGCATCGGCCTCGCGACGTTGCTCGCCCGAACGTTCGAGGCCGTCGCGATCACCGCCGCCATCGTCACTCCCTGGACGGACCTGGCGTTCGCACGGCCGCGATCGCTCACGATCACCCGTCAGATCGTCGGCGTCAGTCTCCCGAACGTCGCCGAGGGAATGAGCACGTCAGTGGCCAACTTCCCGTTCAACTCGCTGTTGCTCCTGTTCGGCACGGAGGTCAACGCCGCCTACCACATCGGCCGTCGGATCTACCAGCAACTGACCGGCCCGATCTATCGTGCTATCAGCACTGCTGCGAGCATCGTCGTCGGGCAGTTGCTCGGCGAGGGTAATCCCGCAGACGCGCGCTACGCCGGGTTCGCCATCGCGGCGTTGAGCGTCGTCACGATGGGGCTCGCCGGTGTCGTCCTGATCCTCGGGGCGGAGCCGCTCGCTGCGATCTTCACGTCCGACCCCGAGACGCGCGGCCACGCGATCGCGTTCACTCGAGTCTTCGGCGTCTCGATGCCCTTCTTCGGGATCTTCTTCCCGTTCGCCGGCAGTTTGCGCGGGGCCGGGGATACTCGAACCCCCTTTTACGCCAGGGCGGTCGGCACGTTCGGCTTCATGCTCGGCACCTCGTATTTGCTCGCGGTTCCCCTCGGCTGGGGACTGTCGGGGATCTACCTGGGGATCGTCCTGAGTTACTGCTGCTGGGCGCTCGTCGCCGTCGCCGGATTCGTCTGGGGAGACTGGGCCGACCGGGCGGCGGGGATGATAGCGGAACGCACCGAGATACCGGATTGA
- a CDS encoding sugar phosphate isomerase/epimerase family protein, which translates to MGRTAIQLYTLRDLEEGVPTLCRRVAETAFDGVEFAGFGESPTEDVTDALAAHGLEAASAHVGIDALEGEFDDVCETCAALGCERVVVPYLDRTHFETATAVRETAARLSTLADRLADRDLELGYHNHDHEFVDLPDGRSAFDLLLDETDDALFIELDVGWAVAAGRDPVALLERLEGRAPLVHVKDVAGGRPVELGDGEVDVDACVAAARDAGAEWLVYEHDEPTDPRRSLEHGARTLASRLSD; encoded by the coding sequence ATGGGAAGAACTGCGATCCAGTTGTACACGCTGCGCGACCTCGAGGAGGGAGTCCCGACGCTGTGCCGCCGCGTCGCCGAGACGGCGTTCGACGGCGTCGAGTTCGCCGGCTTCGGGGAGTCCCCGACGGAGGATGTCACCGATGCGCTGGCGGCGCACGGGCTCGAGGCCGCGAGCGCTCACGTGGGAATCGACGCGCTCGAGGGCGAGTTCGACGACGTCTGCGAGACCTGCGCCGCGCTCGGCTGCGAACGCGTCGTCGTCCCGTACCTGGATCGGACGCACTTCGAGACCGCGACGGCGGTTCGGGAGACGGCCGCCCGGCTCTCGACGCTCGCGGATCGGCTCGCGGACCGCGATCTCGAACTCGGTTACCACAACCACGACCACGAGTTCGTCGACCTCCCGGACGGGCGGAGCGCGTTCGACCTCCTGCTCGACGAGACGGACGACGCCCTGTTCATCGAACTCGACGTGGGATGGGCGGTCGCAGCGGGACGCGACCCCGTCGCGCTGCTCGAGCGGCTCGAGGGGCGAGCGCCGCTGGTACACGTCAAAGACGTGGCCGGGGGACGGCCGGTCGAACTCGGCGACGGCGAGGTGGACGTCGACGCGTGTGTCGCGGCCGCCCGCGACGCAGGGGCGGAGTGGCTCGTCTACGAGCACGACGAGCCGACGGACCCGCGTCGATCGCTCGAGCACGGGGCGAGGACGCTCGCGTCCCGACTGAGCGACTGA
- a CDS encoding uracil-DNA glycosylase codes for MTDRPPTDWDFETAFADVLSAVPDDQYDPDRSVPGVGPLSAAVMLVGEAPGEREVERGEPFVGQAGSQLDRALEAIGVDRRELYITNLVKVRPPENRDPYVAEVEAWWPVLEAEIERIDPSVLVPLGSFATAELLDTDETITDLHGRAFEREGRTVVPAFHPAAALYDRTKVDAVESDLATALEVA; via the coding sequence ATGACCGACCGACCGCCGACCGACTGGGACTTCGAGACGGCGTTCGCGGACGTCCTCAGTGCGGTGCCGGACGACCAGTACGATCCCGACCGATCCGTTCCGGGCGTCGGCCCGCTGTCCGCGGCCGTGATGCTCGTCGGCGAGGCGCCCGGCGAACGGGAGGTCGAACGGGGCGAACCGTTCGTCGGACAGGCCGGATCGCAACTGGACCGTGCGCTCGAGGCGATCGGCGTCGACCGGCGCGAGCTGTACATCACCAATCTCGTCAAGGTGCGGCCGCCGGAGAACCGCGATCCGTACGTCGCCGAGGTCGAGGCCTGGTGGCCGGTGCTCGAGGCGGAGATCGAGCGGATCGATCCGAGCGTGCTCGTCCCGCTCGGGAGTTTCGCGACGGCCGAGCTCCTCGACACCGACGAGACGATCACCGACCTCCACGGCCGGGCGTTCGAGCGCGAGGGCCGAACCGTCGTGCCGGCGTTCCATCCCGCAGCGGCGCTGTACGATCGAACCAAGGTCGACGCCGTCGAGTCGGATCTGGCGACGGCCCTCGAAGTAGCGTAA
- a CDS encoding cytochrome C oxidase subunit IV family protein — protein MASIRTYSLIYVALLLLATGKFVFFHFPEVFTYQMAVGGTMVLAAIKVSLIAGYFQHLKDEPRSITYLMLTAVFMVFLLTLAAGYSIQ, from the coding sequence ATGGCGAGCATTCGGACGTACAGCCTGATCTACGTGGCACTGTTACTGCTTGCGACAGGGAAGTTCGTCTTCTTCCACTTCCCCGAAGTGTTCACCTACCAGATGGCAGTCGGCGGCACGATGGTCCTGGCAGCGATCAAGGTGTCGCTGATCGCCGGCTACTTCCAGCACCTCAAGGACGAACCCCGGTCGATCACCTACCTGATGCTCACCGCGGTATTCATGGTGTTCCTGCTCACCCTCGCTGCGGGATACTCGATCCAGTAG
- a CDS encoding DUF7410 domain-containing protein, with protein MATDRALERAYDVPADEAPAASCPYCGRPFRSDRYVTFHVGVDHPEECTEAEREAFDEERDDEEYELFTFHFKAAISVFLVYFLFTFIYALVWAG; from the coding sequence ATGGCGACCGATCGCGCGCTCGAGCGAGCGTACGACGTGCCCGCGGACGAGGCGCCCGCGGCGAGCTGTCCCTACTGCGGTCGGCCGTTCCGGTCCGATCGCTACGTCACGTTTCACGTGGGCGTCGACCACCCGGAGGAGTGTACCGAGGCGGAACGCGAGGCCTTCGACGAGGAACGGGACGACGAGGAGTACGAACTCTTCACGTTCCACTTCAAGGCCGCTATCTCCGTCTTCCTGGTGTACTTTTTGTTTACGTTCATTTACGCGTTGGTCTGGGCCGGCTGA
- a CDS encoding cbb3-type cytochrome c oxidase subunit I — MSDLPHMRSVKRWLVTTNHKDVGILYLSTALFFLIFGGVLALLFRAHLWKAGGTGLLSNSQYYQSVSTHGLIMVFWFLSPIASGFANYFVPLQIGAKDLAFPRLNALSYWFYLFSGILMGISFFQSGSFSGGWTMYAPLNVPIYSPAAEAMTGGNATILALTLFVISITIGSVNFLVTMHRSRAEGLGLWNMPMFSWSWLLTIWMMLFAFAALLAALLLLSVDRLFLTQYFATDQGSSLLWAHIFWFFGHPEVYIVFFPALGIMFEVFQTFTGRRLVGRKWVIIAMVLVAVQSFLVWMHHMFLSTINLPIKTLFMATTIGISLPFDLMVFALIYTMVKGRVRFTTPFIWCLGALVLFILGGITGVFLGAVVLDYEFRGTYWVVAHFHYVMVSGVTALIGGLYYWWPKITGKMYSERLGKLSFAVYFFGFNLLYFPMFLAWETPRRVFHYAESAQIYHQAATVGAFVLGAGVLLVLLTLVKSLISGPTAPDNPWTYSRTAEWAIPSPPPLENWPGRPSYASGRLEFVDDAAAATDGGVAQEAAGAVSSHEEEHADHASIWPLGIGVATFTFFLGLSGITPYVFSFVESHIHSEVGDFVSLTGAPEQSIVYPALTALGIVLLGVTLFQFGREQFDAPEMAVAERWPFGGVSNEKMGVWVFLASDVVVFGAAIGAYVFMRIHMGWNNWHFDAITEAGLFNTYVLLTSSFTVILAHVMAERENKKGLLGALSATVLLGLVFMGVKAFEYSSKFADGHYWFSGIEYSLYFVTTGLHALHVILGLLVALFMIYRVVSIDAYLEDHMPVEYFGLYWHFVDIVWVFLFPLFYLM; from the coding sequence ATGAGTGATCTGCCGCACATGCGGTCGGTCAAGCGCTGGCTGGTCACGACGAATCACAAGGACGTCGGGATCCTCTACCTCTCGACGGCGTTGTTCTTCCTGATCTTCGGCGGCGTCCTCGCGCTGCTGTTCCGCGCCCACCTCTGGAAAGCCGGTGGAACCGGACTGCTCTCGAACAGCCAGTACTACCAGTCCGTCTCCACGCACGGACTCATCATGGTGTTCTGGTTCCTGTCACCGATCGCGAGCGGGTTCGCGAACTACTTCGTCCCGCTCCAGATCGGCGCGAAGGACCTCGCGTTCCCCCGTCTGAACGCGCTCAGTTACTGGTTCTACCTGTTCTCGGGGATTCTCATGGGCATCTCGTTCTTCCAGAGCGGATCGTTCTCCGGCGGCTGGACGATGTACGCCCCGCTGAACGTGCCGATCTATTCGCCCGCGGCGGAGGCGATGACGGGCGGAAACGCGACCATCCTCGCACTGACCCTGTTCGTCATTTCGATCACGATCGGGTCGGTCAACTTCCTCGTCACGATGCACCGGTCCCGCGCCGAGGGGCTCGGCCTGTGGAACATGCCGATGTTCTCCTGGTCGTGGCTGCTGACGATCTGGATGATGCTGTTCGCGTTCGCGGCACTGCTGGCAGCACTCCTGTTGCTGTCGGTCGACCGGCTCTTCCTGACACAGTACTTCGCGACCGATCAGGGCTCGAGCCTGCTGTGGGCGCACATCTTCTGGTTCTTCGGCCATCCGGAGGTGTACATCGTCTTCTTCCCCGCCCTGGGGATCATGTTCGAAGTCTTCCAGACGTTCACCGGCCGGCGGCTGGTCGGTCGGAAGTGGGTCATCATCGCGATGGTCCTGGTCGCGGTGCAGTCGTTCCTCGTCTGGATGCACCACATGTTCCTGTCGACGATCAACCTCCCGATCAAGACGCTGTTCATGGCGACGACGATCGGGATCTCGCTTCCCTTCGACCTGATGGTCTTCGCGCTGATCTACACGATGGTCAAGGGACGGGTCCGCTTTACGACGCCGTTCATCTGGTGTCTCGGCGCGCTCGTGCTGTTCATCCTCGGCGGAATCACCGGCGTCTTCCTCGGTGCCGTCGTGCTCGACTACGAGTTCCGCGGCACCTACTGGGTCGTCGCCCACTTCCACTACGTGATGGTCTCGGGCGTCACCGCGCTGATCGGCGGCCTCTACTACTGGTGGCCGAAGATCACCGGAAAGATGTACTCCGAACGGCTCGGCAAGCTCAGCTTCGCCGTCTACTTCTTCGGCTTCAACCTGCTGTACTTCCCGATGTTCCTCGCCTGGGAGACGCCCCGGCGCGTCTTCCACTACGCCGAGAGCGCACAGATCTACCACCAGGCCGCGACCGTCGGGGCGTTCGTCCTCGGGGCGGGTGTCCTGCTCGTCCTCCTCACGCTCGTGAAGAGCCTGATCTCGGGCCCCACGGCGCCCGACAATCCGTGGACCTACTCCCGGACCGCCGAGTGGGCGATCCCCTCGCCCCCGCCGCTCGAGAACTGGCCCGGCCGACCGAGCTACGCCAGCGGCCGCCTCGAGTTCGTCGACGACGCCGCGGCCGCGACCGACGGCGGCGTCGCGCAGGAAGCCGCCGGCGCGGTCAGTAGCCACGAGGAGGAACACGCCGACCACGCCAGCATCTGGCCGCTCGGCATCGGCGTCGCGACGTTCACGTTCTTCCTCGGCCTCTCCGGCATCACGCCGTACGTCTTCTCGTTCGTCGAGTCGCACATCCACAGCGAGGTCGGCGACTTCGTGTCGCTGACGGGTGCGCCCGAACAGAGCATCGTCTATCCGGCACTGACCGCGCTCGGGATCGTCCTGCTCGGGGTCACGCTGTTCCAGTTCGGTCGCGAGCAGTTCGACGCTCCCGAGATGGCCGTCGCCGAGCGCTGGCCCTTCGGCGGCGTCAGCAACGAGAAGATGGGCGTCTGGGTCTTCCTGGCCTCGGACGTCGTCGTCTTCGGTGCCGCGATCGGGGCGTACGTCTTCATGCGCATCCACATGGGCTGGAACAACTGGCACTTCGACGCCATCACCGAAGCCGGCCTGTTCAACACGTACGTCCTGTTGACCTCGAGTTTCACGGTCATCCTCGCGCACGTGATGGCCGAACGGGAGAACAAGAAGGGGCTGCTCGGCGCGCTCAGCGCGACGGTCCTGCTCGGACTCGTCTTCATGGGCGTCAAGGCCTTCGAGTACTCCAGCAAGTTCGCCGACGGCCACTACTGGTTCAGCGGGATCGAGTACTCGCTGTACTTCGTGACGACTGGCCTGCACGCGCTACACGTCATCCTCGGGCTACTGGTCGCGCTGTTCATGATCTACCGCGTCGTCTCGATCGACGCCTACCTCGAGGATCACATGCCGGTCGAGTACTTCGGACTCTACTGGCACTTCGTCGACATCGTCTGGGTGTTCCTGTTCCCGCTGTTCTACCTGATGTAG
- the coxB gene encoding cytochrome c oxidase subunit II, with amino-acid sequence MQQQDWTRVDVFGNIFLVFLALGTLVGVVVVAYTLYNAYKYRDTGDASDDEDLPSVGELPTGGKGGKKLFLSFGISAIIVISLVIWTYGMLLFVEDPTTDGNEQQEALEVDVTGQGFAWYFEYENGIESVRTLRVPADERVWVQVTSGDVWHAFGIPDQRVKADAIPGEYDETWFEAEETGEQEIKCFELCGDAHTSMTGTLEVMEPDEFDAWMDEQLTMTFTMEDGNESPVTEGYELTLEHQETEFSETYSDDEFENGSIEITDIEQAGPYNVTIEPTDGQFEPIEEQIDMTGPVDETYTLEMNETQSDANESEANESDDGGEA; translated from the coding sequence ATGCAACAGCAGGATTGGACGCGTGTCGACGTGTTCGGGAATATCTTTCTGGTATTCCTCGCCCTCGGCACGCTCGTCGGCGTCGTCGTGGTCGCGTACACGTTGTACAACGCGTACAAGTACCGCGACACCGGCGACGCTTCCGACGACGAAGACCTGCCATCCGTCGGAGAGCTACCGACAGGCGGAAAGGGCGGCAAGAAACTGTTCCTCTCGTTCGGCATTAGTGCCATCATCGTCATTTCGCTGGTGATCTGGACGTACGGGATGCTCCTGTTCGTCGAGGATCCCACCACGGATGGCAACGAACAGCAAGAGGCACTCGAGGTCGACGTGACCGGCCAAGGCTTCGCGTGGTACTTCGAGTACGAGAACGGAATCGAATCCGTGCGTACCCTCCGTGTCCCTGCGGACGAACGGGTCTGGGTGCAGGTGACGTCTGGCGACGTCTGGCACGCGTTCGGTATCCCCGATCAACGGGTAAAAGCCGACGCGATTCCGGGCGAGTACGACGAGACGTGGTTCGAAGCCGAAGAAACCGGCGAACAAGAGATCAAGTGCTTCGAGCTCTGCGGCGATGCCCACACCTCGATGACCGGGACGCTGGAGGTCATGGAACCCGACGAGTTCGACGCGTGGATGGACGAGCAGCTGACGATGACGTTCACCATGGAAGACGGGAACGAGTCACCCGTGACCGAGGGGTACGAGCTGACCCTCGAGCACCAGGAGACGGAGTTCTCGGAGACGTACTCGGACGACGAGTTCGAGAACGGTTCGATCGAGATCACCGACATCGAGCAGGCGGGTCCGTACAACGTCACGATCGAGCCGACCGACGGTCAGTTCGAACCGATCGAAGAGCAGATCGACATGACCGGACCGGTCGACGAGACCTACACGCTCGAGATGAACGAAACGCAAAGCGATGCTAACGAAAGCGAAGCCAACGAAAGCGACGACGGAGGTGAGGCCTGA
- a CDS encoding adenylate kinase, with the protein MAQPRILILGAPGAGKGTQSARITEEFGVDHITTGDALRNNKEMDISDMDTEYDTPGEYMDQGELVPDEVVNAIVDEALSQANGFVLDGYPRNLEQAEELEDMTDLDVVLYLDVDEEELVHRLTGRRMDPETGDIYHLEYNPPTDPEVEDRLVQRDDDTEETVRERLSVFQENTEPVIEHYEAQGDLERIDGERAPDDVWEDVKSTIESAA; encoded by the coding sequence ATGGCACAGCCACGAATCCTGATCCTGGGTGCGCCCGGGGCAGGAAAGGGGACCCAGAGTGCACGGATCACCGAGGAGTTCGGCGTCGACCACATCACGACCGGTGACGCGCTCCGAAACAACAAGGAGATGGACATCTCCGACATGGACACCGAGTACGACACACCCGGCGAGTACATGGATCAGGGGGAACTCGTCCCCGACGAGGTCGTCAACGCCATCGTCGACGAGGCGCTCTCTCAGGCGAACGGATTCGTCCTCGACGGCTACCCGCGGAACCTCGAGCAGGCCGAGGAGCTCGAGGACATGACCGATCTCGACGTCGTGCTCTACCTCGACGTCGACGAGGAGGAGCTCGTCCACCGGCTGACGGGACGGCGGATGGATCCCGAAACGGGCGACATCTACCACCTCGAGTACAACCCGCCGACGGACCCCGAGGTCGAGGACCGGCTGGTTCAACGCGACGACGACACGGAAGAGACGGTCAGAGAGCGACTCTCGGTCTTCCAGGAGAACACCGAACCGGTCATCGAACACTACGAGGCGCAGGGCGACCTCGAGCGGATCGACGGCGAGCGAGCACCCGACGACGTCTGGGAGGACGTGAAGTCGACGATCGAGAGCGCGGCGTAA
- a CDS encoding DUF106 domain-containing protein, with protein sequence MTRTAEKIDALVREDSSMTTALEAIREEADRNGGEVQWTDVSDDLTSGQWGRLIEKGVLVDGDEGFVIADREAFDRALDGDGDGGGAAADVDIDEDESSWSQWDKIAGIGALMLMPGYWFDSIQNVVGNAVNTVLGPLDAALPFYAVILSVALITGLYSSLLQANLMNTEIMGKYQERMKAVQEEQKELRQEKKDAEERGASEAEIERLENEIERAREEQMEAMADNLGMFKEQFRPMVWIMLLTIPLFLWMYWTIRTGSIDSAEATVVMPLVGEVEWQEGILGPMQAWIVWYFLCSMGFSQLLRKALNIDMSPSSA encoded by the coding sequence ATGACGCGTACAGCCGAGAAGATCGACGCCCTCGTCCGCGAGGATTCCTCGATGACGACCGCCCTCGAGGCGATCCGCGAGGAGGCCGACAGGAACGGCGGCGAGGTCCAGTGGACCGACGTCAGCGATGACCTGACGAGCGGACAGTGGGGGCGGCTGATCGAGAAAGGAGTGTTAGTCGACGGCGACGAGGGGTTCGTCATCGCCGACCGCGAGGCCTTCGATCGGGCGCTCGACGGTGACGGTGACGGCGGCGGCGCTGCGGCCGACGTCGACATCGACGAGGACGAGTCGAGCTGGTCGCAATGGGACAAGATCGCCGGTATCGGCGCGCTCATGCTGATGCCCGGCTACTGGTTCGACTCGATCCAGAACGTCGTCGGCAACGCGGTCAACACCGTGCTCGGCCCGCTAGACGCGGCGCTGCCGTTCTACGCCGTGATCCTCTCCGTCGCACTGATCACCGGGCTCTACTCGTCGCTACTCCAGGCGAACCTCATGAACACGGAGATCATGGGCAAGTACCAGGAGCGGATGAAGGCCGTCCAGGAGGAGCAAAAGGAGCTTCGCCAGGAGAAGAAAGACGCCGAGGAACGCGGCGCGAGCGAGGCCGAGATCGAGCGCCTCGAGAACGAGATCGAACGCGCCCGCGAGGAGCAGATGGAAGCCATGGCCGACAACCTCGGCATGTTCAAAGAGCAGTTCCGCCCGATGGTCTGGATCATGCTGTTGACCATCCCGCTGTTCCTCTGGATGTACTGGACGATCCGAACGGGCAGTATCGATAGCGCGGAGGCGACCGTCGTGATGCCGCTCGTGGGCGAGGTCGAGTGGCAGGAGGGAATCCTCGGCCCCATGCAGGCGTGGATCGTCTGGTACTTCCTGTGCTCGATGGGGTTCTCCCAGTTGCTCCGCAAGGCACTGAACATCGACATGTCGCCGTCGAGCGCCTGA
- the cmk gene encoding (d)CMP kinase, giving the protein MLLTVSGPPGSGKSTTAELLAEAFDLDHVSGGDIFRELADERGYTPLEFNKLAEENDEIDRDLDRRLREIAVEDDDLVLESRLAGWLAGEQADFRFWLDAPARVRGERIADREEKDPARATEETRAREASEAQRYQEYYGIDIRDLTIYDLSVNTARWEPDAVLDMLVTAVERYEADGDEGQAPIELETNF; this is encoded by the coding sequence ATGTTACTCACCGTCTCCGGCCCGCCGGGAAGCGGGAAGAGCACGACCGCGGAGTTACTCGCCGAGGCCTTCGATCTCGACCACGTCAGCGGCGGTGATATCTTTCGCGAACTCGCGGACGAACGCGGCTACACGCCCCTCGAGTTCAACAAGCTCGCCGAGGAAAACGACGAGATCGATCGGGACCTGGACCGTCGCCTGCGCGAGATCGCCGTCGAGGACGACGATCTCGTCCTCGAGTCCAGGCTCGCGGGCTGGCTCGCGGGCGAACAGGCCGATTTCCGCTTTTGGCTGGACGCGCCCGCGCGGGTTCGCGGTGAACGCATCGCCGACCGCGAAGAGAAGGATCCGGCCCGCGCGACCGAGGAAACGCGGGCGCGGGAGGCCAGCGAGGCCCAGCGCTACCAGGAGTACTACGGGATCGACATCCGGGACCTGACGATCTACGATCTCTCGGTGAACACGGCCCGCTGGGAGCCCGACGCCGTCCTCGATATGCTCGTCACCGCCGTCGAGCGCTACGAGGCCGACGGTGACGAGGGGCAGGCACCCATCGAACTCGAGACCAACTTCTGA